The proteins below are encoded in one region of Telopea speciosissima isolate NSW1024214 ecotype Mountain lineage chromosome 10, Tspe_v1, whole genome shotgun sequence:
- the LOC122643076 gene encoding pyridoxal phosphate homeostasis protein-like has product MSSGTNQKETETGTEAEEQNSGMAAPAMDSAAVTSLRSVFHRVQQAAERSGRKADQIKVVAVSKTKSVSVIRQVYDAGHRCFGENYVQEIVEKAPQLPDDIDWHFIGHLQSNKVKVLLSAVPNLAMVESVDDEKIANYLDRRVANIGRKPLKVMVQVNSSGEASKSGVEPSGCVELAKHIKLGCPNLEFSGLMTIGMLDYTSTPENFKTMSNCRLEVCKALGIAEENCDLSMGMSGDFEQAIEMGSTNVRIGSTIFGAREYTKKEAK; this is encoded by the exons ATGAGCAGCGGGACGAACCagaaagagacagagacagGAACAGAGGCGGAAGAGCAGAACTCTGGCATGGCTGCTCCCGCCATGGATAGTGCAGCGGTGACGAGTCTGCGTTCGGTGTTCCACCGAGTCCAACAAGCAGCCGAGAGATCAGGGCGCAAGGCCGATCAAATCAAGGTGGTTGCCGTCAGCAAGACCAAATCTGTTTCTGTCATCCGCCAAGTCTACGACGCTGGTCATCGCTGCTTCGGCGAAAACTACGTCCAAGAGATCGTTGAAAAAGCACCTCAG CTTCCTGATGATATCGATTGGCATTTCATCGGGCACTTGCAGAGCAACAAAGTTAAAGTGCTTCTCT CGGCTGTCCCAAATCTGGCCATGGTTGAGAGTGTAGATGATGAGAAG ATTGCAAATTATCTTGATCGGAGAGTTGCAAACATCGGAAGAAAGCCTCTTAAGGTTATGGTCCAAGTAAATTCCAGTGGAGAAGCAT CAAAATCTGGAGTTGAACCATCAGGTTGCGTAGAACTTGCTAAGCATATTAAGCTTGGATGCCCGAACCTTGAGTTTTCTGGACTAATGACAATAGGGATGCTGGATTACACATCAACTCCAGAGAATTTCAAA ACAATGTCAAACTGTAGGCTTGAGGTTTGCAAAGCACTTGGAATAGCAGAGGAAAACTGTGATCTATCAATGGGGATGTCTGGTGACTTTGAGCAAGCG ATTGAAATGGGCAGTACCAATGTGAGAATTGGTTCAACCATATTTGGAGCTAGGGAGTATACCAAGAAAGAGGCAAAATAG